The Candidatus Scalindua japonica genome includes the window TAGATAAAGGTCACACCCAATGGTTGTATCGGATCTTAAACTGTTTGAATTAACGGGTAGATAATCAGCCATTTGTTATATTTTAAACATTAAATTATTCGCTATGCCTATGTTTTTACATACCTGATTTGTCGTTTACTCTTGGGTTCTTGCGTGGATCGTACGGTCCTAAAAATCGTATAAACTCTTTCAGTAGCTCCTTGTCAAAGCAATAAAACATGTTTTCTTTCATCTCCACAAGGGCGGCAAACGGTCTGATTGCATCCGCGTATGATCTTTTCGTTGTTAAAGCGTCGTATACATCTATTATGCGTGCAATTTTACCGAAAAGGCTAATCTCGTCTTTTTTTAGTCCATATGGATATCCGGACCCATCATCATTTTCATGATGTTGTATGGTTATTATGCGTTCTTCTTTGATCTCCGTACCTGTTTCATCTAAGATTGCTACTCCTAATTCGGGGTGCCTCTTTATCTCCTTAAATTCTTCTGCTGTTAATTTCCCCTTTTTATTAAGAATATCAGTACTGATCTTTGTCTTGCCAACATCATGCAAAAGTACACCTGAGCAGAGGCCCTTCATATCGTTATCTTTCATGCCTATGTCTTTCGCAAACAAAATCCCTACGGCTGCTACGTTTACGGAATGAGTGTAG containing:
- a CDS encoding HD-GYP domain-containing protein, which encodes MSNYIPIDSSSLKANTKIGCNLHLLVNTGADSRYILYCKGDTVFENTKRELLVEKNINRLFIAKDDQQKYYKYLESNFQNIMSDTKISADEKTRIVHSAATNLVKDLFEDPRSGNVERTKTFAYNMVDYVLKDSYAAQKLLRIAVHEYYTYTHSVNVAAVGILFAKDIGMKDNDMKGLCSGVLLHDVGKTKISTDILNKKGKLTAEEFKEIKRHPELGVAILDETGTEIKEERIITIQHHENDDGSGYPYGLKKDEISLFGKIARIIDVYDALTTKRSYADAIRPFAALVEMKENMFYCFDKELLKEFIRFLGPYDPRKNPRVNDKSGM